One stretch of Serinicoccus hydrothermalis DNA includes these proteins:
- a CDS encoding DUF3349 domain-containing protein encodes MERAGLLQKIVGWLRAGYPEGVPDGDYVALLGVLRRKLTEDDIEAIVTELLADTDGAVTREQIRELVEAYALQQASDKDVARVSAHLAAGGWPLADPDVP; translated from the coding sequence GTGGAGCGGGCAGGTCTGCTGCAGAAGATCGTCGGCTGGCTGCGTGCCGGCTATCCCGAGGGTGTCCCCGACGGCGACTACGTGGCCCTGCTCGGTGTGCTGCGCCGCAAGCTCACCGAGGACGACATCGAGGCGATCGTCACCGAGCTCCTCGCCGACACCGACGGTGCCGTCACCCGGGAGCAGATCCGCGAGCTCGTCGAGGCGTATGCCCTGCAGCAGGCCAGCGACAAGGACGTCGCCCGGGTGAGCGCGCACCTGGCGGCGGGCGGCTGGCCGCTGGCCGACCCGGACGTACCCTAG
- a CDS encoding cysteine hydrolase family protein, translating into MSTASWLVVVDAQRIFADPSSEWCAPRFAQTLGPIRKLVADHDDGARVVQTRWIPPHVKHGSWVPYFERFPFADREQFDPLFDLVDDIADLSLPYTVSEPTFGKWGEGLREVVGADAHLVLAGVATDCCVLSTALAAADAGCTVEVVAAACAGSGDEAHERALAAMELYAPQITVRR; encoded by the coding sequence ATGAGCACCGCGTCCTGGCTCGTCGTCGTCGACGCCCAACGGATCTTCGCCGACCCGTCCTCGGAGTGGTGCGCACCGCGCTTCGCGCAGACCCTGGGGCCGATCCGGAAGCTCGTCGCCGACCACGACGACGGCGCCCGCGTGGTGCAGACCCGGTGGATCCCGCCGCACGTCAAGCACGGCTCCTGGGTGCCCTACTTCGAGCGCTTCCCCTTCGCCGACCGGGAGCAGTTCGACCCCCTCTTCGACCTCGTCGACGACATCGCGGACCTGTCGCTGCCCTACACCGTCTCCGAGCCGACCTTCGGCAAGTGGGGCGAGGGCCTGCGCGAGGTCGTGGGGGCCGACGCCCACCTCGTCCTGGCCGGGGTCGCCACCGACTGCTGCGTGCTGTCGACCGCCCTCGCCGCCGCCGACGCCGGGTGCACGGTCGAGGTCGTCGCCGCCGCCTGCGCCGGGTCCGGCGACGAGGCGCACGAGCGGGCCCTGGCCGCCATGGAGCTCTACGCCCCGCAGATCACCGTCCGCCGCTAG